The following nucleotide sequence is from Pangasianodon hypophthalmus isolate fPanHyp1 chromosome 8, fPanHyp1.pri, whole genome shotgun sequence.
GGTTCATTAGGTTTGCTGGCACAAAAAGGCGCTGGCTCTATAACTGTTTCCTCATAGGACTTAAGCCTCTAGGCATACGTTTAAAAAAACTTACTTCAGCATAAAAACTTCGAGGATCGGTTCAGTGCGCCAAATTTAGCAATGTTTTACGGTTTTTAGTTTCAGTTCTCTTCTCTAAACTCAGAGGTTTAGGCTTGTGTGGAACAGAGCCTCTCCTCAGCCGTCCCTCAGTCAGAGTGGGATTTAGTGACTATATCCAGCAAGTGTTTGGAAGTGAGTGATTTTTGACAGTAAGCTCCTGAACATGAAGATTTTACACAGGTCTGCAAAATAGTGGCTGTGTTTGATAAGCAGAGAAAATGTACACTTACCTTTCTGGCATTATGCAGATCTGTGAATTCTCCTTTACTCAAAGGTATCTGATATGGCCCAGAAAtgtgccagtaggtggattgactatGCTAAACACGCTTTTATGTGCATGGTACACTGCAACGGACTTACGTCCCATTCAGGAATGAATGAAGATGTTTTACTGCTATTGGTTGTATCATTTACTCTGTTTGCATGTGTATAAACAACATAGAAAATTCCACCATTTCCTCCTCACTTGCTCAAATTCTTACAGATTTTGCATGTGATCAGGTCCCATTTTTATTGTTGAGGTGGCATGATTAGGACTGTCACCTCACAGCTGCAGGATCACCAGTTTGACACTGATCTAATGTTACTGTCTGTTCAGTGTTTCTCATGTTCTACCAGCATCCATGTGGTTTCCTCATGATTCTTCaatttcctcccacttcccaaaaacctACCGGTAGGTGgtttggctactctaaattgccctatggagtgaatgtgtgtgtgactatgtgtgcatggtgccctgcagtaCACTGGAATCCCAGGAtaagctccggatccactgtgaccctgaccagaatagaGTGGTTACTGAACATGAGTAATAAGAATGAGTGAGATTTTTTTACAATAGGGAACACATTTTAGAGTAAAAACCAAGATGTTCAACCTTTTTTTGTTGCTAAATTTAGCAAATTTTCTATGGTTTCCGACACTTATTGAAAGAGAAGGTGACATTTATTGAAGTTAATGTATCAGGGAAATAAAGTGACCAAATGCATGAATTCTCCAAACATTTATCAATTAGGATACATTCCAATTTTAATAACAGATCTTACATACAGCTgctaaaaatcatattttttctcGAACATCCAAATGTACACCACCTACTGTATAGTAAATAATTTGTGTGGCACATTGCTGCCCTCTATTGCTAGCTTGTGAACCAACACCAGAACATAAGTGGACATCTTTTTAAAGAGTCATTACCTCCAAGCGTGGGCAGCACTGATTAATCTCATTAGGGTACCACTAAATATCTTCAGAGGCCTGTGTTTTGCTCTTTCCTGTGCTTTGGGATTTGTGTGTTGAAACATTTCCACAGGATGTTATTGAGAATTATAAGATCAAAATCTTATGGTGAAGACTTTCCTAGCTTTCCCAACTTTCAAACAAGGCCacataaaatatgcataaatcATGCAGCTCTGAGGAGTGCTGTTCCATCCACCTGTAGATTCTCACCTCTGAGTCACTGGTGGTATTTGAATAGAAGACCAAAGACTGAAGTCCaacctcttcaccaagcactaCAATGAGCAGTAATAAAAAAGTTActtgtattgtttttgttgcCTGATACCTTGTTGCCTGATAGTACTCTTAGACCATGAGCATTAGGATATGTTTTTGctggagactacaaagcacttatAAGTTCCTCTGGATAGGTCATCTGctaaattctgtaaatgtaaatattccaatgtaaatgttatttttcaaaGATCAAAAGATACCAGAAAGACTTGGACCAAAAATCAAGCTTGAAGCACAAGCTAAGTGTGTTATaaccctctctctgtctcagatgGAGTTGAAGTGGGAGTGTGGATGAGGAGCTCGGGGACACTTCTCAATCACCTCCATGGATCGTAGAAGATCCTCCAACCCCCTTTTCCCTCTCCTTTTGCTCCTCTTTGTCCCCTGTCCGTGTCTTGGTGGGCCAGCCCGCTCTCCTCTCCTGCCCGGTCAGCCCTTCCTGATTCTTTGGGCTGTACCAAACAAGGACTGTCTTGGTCGCCCTGACCCGGCAGCTTTTGGGATGGAGTGGGAGGGACGTGTGGCTGAATTTTATGAGGACTCACTGGGTCTTTACCCATATTTCAGTGCAGAGGGAGAGCCTGTGAATGGCGGCCTGCCCCAGCACACCAGCCTGGAGCACCACCTTCAGAAAGTGGAAGGGGACCTCACAGCAACTTTGCCACAGGCTGGGGCACCCGGCCTCGGAGTGCTGAGGTGGAAGGAGTGGGAGCCGCAGTGGAGCAGAAACCGGGGAAATCAGCGGAGGTATTTGGAGACATCGCGAGCGTTGCTCCGGGGTTTCTTCCCAGGCTGGAGTGCAGACGAGGTGGAGAAATGGGCTCAGGTGAAACAGCTACCACAAATAGAAACACACAGGTCTACATCTTGTGCCCATATTTATCATTGAAATGGTGTACCCAATTTGTCTTAAGCAGAATGTCGACAtactgatgtcatttcctgccAGGTGGACTTTGAAGCAGCAGCCCAATTCATTCTCATGGAGACCCTGAGAGAGCTAAAGAGACTCCGCCCACAGAGACTGTGGGGCATGGCTCCGTACCCAAGCTGCTACAACTCTGATCTCACTCAGATGCTGCTAGCTAATTACACAGGCCGCTGCCCGGCTGCAGAGATGGCACTAAATGATGAGCTCATGTGGCTATGGAAGCGAAGCGATGCACTTTACCCCACCCTCGCACTGGAGAAACTCCCTGAAGGAACTAAGGGTGCATGGCTGTATGCATCCAATCAGATCAGAGAGGCATTAAGAGTGGCCGCTCTAGCAGGGACAACATTTGAGCTTCCTGTGTTTCCACTGGTCAAGAGTATGTACATCTCATCCAGTAGCTTTCTCTCTGAGGTAATAATTTAAGAGAGTTAATTGAGAGTTAATTCATATACTTTCAGTAATAATGGGTAACTTTGTAATTCTTgggtgtaactgtgtgtgtgtgtgtccactgtATACATAACTATGTACACTGTGTATGTATGTCAGGCTCATTTGGTGAATACTGTAGGAGAGAGTGCTGCTATGGGTGCAGCAGGAGTCATTATCTGGGATAGATTCCTTACTACTAAAACACAGGTATTCAGCCATCCATCAGCTCCATTAGTCAACAGTCCatgcattcatccatccatccatccgcccataatccatccatccatccatccatcaatccatcatTCTATTAGCCCATATCTCCATCTATTTGCCCACAATCCATCCATTTCCCCATTTATCAGCCCAGCTtccattaatttattcatctgtccacaactcatccatccatcattataCCAGGGAGTTGTAGGAAGTGCCTTGCAAAGTTTCAGTTTTCCTTGCAACCCAATTTTCCTCCAACCCTTGCATGGCAGAAGCCCTCCATTATACTAATATGTATAATCCAATTCATATATGCatgtcttttttccccaccagAAGTTGTGCTCTGATCTAACCTCATACGTGCGAGAGGTCCTTGGCCCCTATGCTGTCAACATAACCATGGCGACTCGTCTTTGCAGCATGTCACTTTGCAAGGGACTTGGCCGCTGCGTACGTAAGAAACCAGAAGACCCTGTCTACCTGCACCTTCCTCCTGGCCACTTCCTGCTGCTGCGCCAGGGAGCAGAGGGCATTCGAGCAATGGGGCAACTTCCCCCAAATTACCTGGATGGGTGGAGACGGGACTTTCACTGCCACTGGTTTGAGGCTTTTGAAGGAGCGGCTGCTGATCAGGAGTCACTTGGGACTGAGAATGGTGGTCAGAGGTCACTGTCCACAATAAAGCCACCCAATATTGTTGCTCATACTGTGGGGACAGTTGGTCAAAGTGAAGGAATTGAGAAGACACTTGGGCAAAGTGAGGAGACAGTGGTTCCCATGATGCCTGCTGGACAAGAACCGTCAAAAAGTGGCTCCCCCACTCACTTTGTGACCATCATCCTTCTCTGTGTTCTGTCGTTCTTCAGCCTCACAAACTTGGACTTCTAAATCTGTCTTTCTGACAGATGGGGCATACAAGAGGAACCATTTGGCCttgattttgtttcttttgcttGTCCATCAAAACTAATAATAGCTGcaacataaaacaaattaatattgCTTAATGGTAACAGAGATGTGAGTGTGGGAAGGTGAACTGGATACTCACCACAATCAGTTTAAAGTGGTgaacatggtaaaaaaaaaaatctatgagtCCATTTATCTTGAGATCCATCAGcttcacaaacttttttttttttgcgccatTTTCTTCTAATTTAGCCAATACAAATCCCCACCACTAGCTAGATCTCCCTTATCACATAACAGCTACTAATCAAGGAACATGAGGGCTAACatatgcttcctctgagatgcAAGCAGAAAGCCAGCAAACAGCTCCCTATGCAACGTAATCGAGAAGGTGACAGCACTTACAGGACAACACTGGCTGCCCTTTTCTGTATGTTTGAGGAAAGCCATCCTTTCCAGTCAGAGAACAGGGCCAATTATGCTGTCTTGGACTCCCCAGCCAGCTATGACATAATCAGGATTCAGAGCATCACAACTTTGACCTTTAAGAAGACCGACTTGCTAAGAAAGCCAGTCTGTGTTATagataaaacacagacacaaatgcaGGTATGCACTGAAAAACTCAACAATTTCTTATTGTTCTGCTCAGTGAGCAGTAATTAATGGCCACTTAAAACTGTAAGACTTAAACATTTGTAAGACATTCTCATGGgtttgtacatatttaaattgatttttggTCACTTAGAGAATGTCTTCagtgaaaagagaaacattAAAAGAACAATTTAGATGGTGATTGTTCATTTTCTAA
It contains:
- the si:dkey-72l14.3 gene encoding glyco_hydro_56 domain-containing protein translates to MDRRRSSNPLFPLLLLLFVPCPCLGGPARSPLLPGQPFLILWAVPNKDCLGRPDPAAFGMEWEGRVAEFYEDSLGLYPYFSAEGEPVNGGLPQHTSLEHHLQKVEGDLTATLPQAGAPGLGVLRWKEWEPQWSRNRGNQRRYLETSRALLRGFFPGWSADEVEKWAQVDFEAAAQFILMETLRELKRLRPQRLWGMAPYPSCYNSDLTQMLLANYTGRCPAAEMALNDELMWLWKRSDALYPTLALEKLPEGTKGAWLYASNQIREALRVAALAGTTFELPVFPLVKSMYISSSSFLSEAHLVNTVGESAAMGAAGVIIWDRFLTTKTQKLCSDLTSYVREVLGPYAVNITMATRLCSMSLCKGLGRCVRKKPEDPVYLHLPPGHFLLLRQGAEGIRAMGQLPPNYLDGWRRDFHCHWFEAFEGAAADQESLGTENGGQRSLSTIKPPNIVAHTVGTVGQSEGIEKTLGQSEETVVPMMPAGQEPSKSGSPTHFVTIILLCVLSFFSLTNLDF